The genomic segment CAAAACTTCTAGCGGCTTATGCATTGGCAAATGTGATACTTTGCCAGTATGAAATCTACCCATGCTACTTTCCGAAAAAATTAGTGGACCAGTTGAATGAAAACGGCGACTAGGGCCGCCAACGTCTCCACCAAATAGAATATTAGCCGTCCAAAATTTCAGTTAGTCCATATAATGCAAAGCCGGCAATCCCAACCGCGATACTCACCTTTGGACCAAAAGTGTAGATGTTTACAAATGCGCTAACAGCTGGAATAAAATATGAAAATACCCCAGCCAGAATCAATGCGGTAGACGTTACCAAAGATATCATATCCATAAGTTTCATATAATTTCCTTAAATCAATGTCACAGCTGGGCAGCTCGCCACCGTTGTGGCAGAAACCGTTCGGTGCTGAACCATCGCTGCTGCGCGAGCAAAGCGCAAACGCCGAAAAACGCTATAGAAAACCGAGATACCAGCTAATTATCTGAGGTCCCCACAACCAGGCCGTGCCACCCGCCAAAATAAGATACGGACCAAATGGTTGCGGGGTGCCTCGATCAACCTTTCGTAGTGAGATAAGACTCACTCCTACTATTGCACTCGCCGTCGCCCCAAACATGATGATCATGGGCAGCGCCGTCCAACCAAGCCAGGCAGACATTGCAGCAACCAGCTTGAAATCCCCCTGCCCCAGCCCATCCATCCCCGTGCAGGCCCGGAAAGCGGCAGCAATCCCCCACATAGCCACATATCCCGCCATGGCACCCACAACAGCATCAGCCAGCGGCACAAACAAGCCGAACAGATTGGCGGACAGGCCAAGCCACAAGAGAAGCTGCGTCAAAACATCGGGCAGCAGCTGCGTATCCAGGTCAATCAAGGTAAGCGCCATCAGGATGTACAGAAAGGCCAGCTGCGCGATCGCGAGCGCATGGAAACCGGTGAACCACCCGACAAGGGCAAACCCAGCGCCACAAGCCAGCTCAACAGCGGGATAGCGGAAGCTGATTTTGGCATGGCACGCTGCACAGCGACCACGCAACCAGAGAAAGCTGGCCACAGGAATCAACTCCCATGCCCTCAACGTATGGCCACATGCTGGGCAATGCGAACTAGGCGCTGACAGCGTTAAAGCCGGCTGGGTCCCTGCGCTCGTTCCCGCCACTTCAGCGCACTCGGCCAGCCAGGCCTGCTCCAGCATGAGCGGCAGACGGTAAACCAGCACATTCAAAAAGCTTCCCATTGCCAGTCCAAATACGAACAGCACGCCGGCCGCCTGCATGTTGGGATTTGCAAACCATTGCAATAGAGAAAAGCTCGACAGCATCGAAAATGTGGTCAAAGACATAGCTATGATGTTTTTCTTGTAAATCACGAAGCTGCGCCCTCTGTGAGCGGTACATATTTGATTGTCGAATGCGATGTAACGACAGCAT from the Vogesella sp. XCS3 genome contains:
- a CDS encoding A24 family peptidase; its protein translation is MIYKKNIIAMSLTTFSMLSSFSLLQWFANPNMQAAGVLFVFGLAMGSFLNVLVYRLPLMLEQAWLAECAEVAGTSAGTQPALTLSAPSSHCPACGHTLRAWELIPVASFLWLRGRCAACHAKISFRYPAVELACGAGFALVGWFTGFHALAIAQLAFLYILMALTLIDLDTQLLPDVLTQLLLWLGLSANLFGLFVPLADAVVGAMAGYVAMWGIAAAFRACTGMDGLGQGDFKLVAAMSAWLGWTALPMIIMFGATASAIVGVSLISLRKVDRGTPQPFGPYLILAGGTAWLWGPQIISWYLGFL